acatttactgtatgaaacaaaatatttcaacctCACCCTATGAACTCGCGAAGGCCAATTTTCGCTTAATTTTGTCATCGGTTCACCTGCTCGGTCTATGAATAGGCAGAGCACTAATTCTAATTAATGACGACCACTAAACTATTAACAGACTTTATGAGGTCAGACGTCTACACTAAAGTTCTGTAAACAATTACTTTACCCTGTTATGTCTCGTATCTTATTTGAGTTTTCGGTAATGTATTTTTCTTCCCCCTTTATTAAGCACTATCGTATGAGAttgcttctctcttttttttttttttttatgcgagCAATCACTCTTTGTTAAAGTTTATGATTACAGTGGCAATGTACTCAGAAGTCGTAGACCGAATCTGATCTTGCGATATTAATCACTATTGGTCTTTGGCAACCAAGTAGCCCAACCTTCGTGTGTTGCGCTTATTGCTGATTGCGACTGTACATGTTGTATTAGTACATCGGTTTTGTTTGAATTAGCGTTGTACTGTCTGCCTTGGAGTCACCCTCTAAGCGACCGTTATTCTCCCAAtcacgcatacacacatacacatacactgaATGATGTTCGCCACGTGCAAGGTGCGTTACCGTTCTCTACACTTGTTTATTGCGCCAGTTTCTCATCCATATAACAACGTGTTCATCTCGTCAATACAGCACACACGATTTGTAGCTAGTAGACACGCAATAGACCGCTGCGCTGCGTAGCAGTGCTCCCTGTAGCTCCACGTGCACGTTTTCACTGGACGTAAATGTCAACGATTGTCACTGTTTTGGTGAGCTTCGTGTTACACTTTTAAGCCATCAAGCATGTGTTAACTTTGTGCATAATATTAAAAGTTTACAAAGCTAAGAATGTGATTCATGTGATTCTTGTGTATCTGTCTGCTTGGTAAATCTAGTTTTCGACAGGTTCCTCCACTGTATTCTGTAGACACACCACATCCACACGCAGAtacaaatactgtacatgtacattcagcaCGCATTTCTCGCCCTCGATTACgtaccggtacattgtattttcttgttgtttttatggtgaTTGGTGAGTCAATTGTCCAGCAGAAAATGGTGTTGATTAGAAGAACATCGATTTCCATTCCATTTATACATTTTCAAGTCGACTCAATtccaattgacaagcatgcaaacagtCGGTAGGCACCATAACAGATACCGTGTTAACATCGATAAACAttggataagtcgaagaaaattcgacgtacgcgtacctcgaaattcgcgtacctcgaaccattttcttcagtcccgactacttcgaggtatccgagtttgactgtataacgaaagaaaactgccggtcctgaggacttcagtgtaacgggagtccactgtatagcGAGGAAAACTGCTTGGTCCGGACCTTCTTATTATATTGAGTTTCCCTTGTAACTGGTACTCTTACAGATAGGGCTCAACACATAGTTCTGCAGCCACTAAGCATAACAGtgaaatattgcccatgagtaATGGAGTAGGTGGCCACAATACGCGAAGTCTATCACACATACAGGCGTAATGTACTCTATATGATTTATCTGCAAGAAAGTTTGTAGTGGCCATATCAAGCAGGTGGACTCATAGAGACATTTGGCCTCTGAAATGAGTTTGACTGTTTGTGTATCTTTGCTCCATTGATGAATACAGCTTTGTATAATGCCTTTGACAGTTTCACCTTGACCATTTCCCTCCAATACTTCCTGACATTGATTGTCATGTGACTATGAGAGTATATATCTATTACCATTACGGGTTTCCAGTTATCACTCATTTCAATATGTTAGTTGACACAATCTGACCATGTAAATGCACAGAGACCAAATCACCTTGACATTCCTGTGTATCATAGCTATGTATGTAATATTGTCCCGAATACACATGTCCCACTGGTATATCAGATAAAAACTTATAGCAAATAGAATGTATTAAACAAGCAACAGACAAATGAAAGTTTTAGTGATATGTGATCAAATGTTACGGCTATTTCCCTGAACTTCAGCCAATGAACATGGAGACTGTTTGAAACTAACAAAGATTTACCTTGATAACACCAATGTTGGATCACCTGCATTAAACATCATCCATAAACCTACATGGTTTAAATACAGTGTTGCTAATTTTATACTTCTCCATGGTAACTCCGTGGTATTCTACACAGTATGAAGTGTACTTATCGTCTCAGACGCAGGAAATAAAACTCTCCAAGACGGAAAGAAAACTgtattgtgtatttttctgtggTATGGAAATGAGAAGTATGCTGGTACTAGGCAAGAGATTTCATTGTCACATGAAACATGCAAGGCACTGATGAGGTGCCCATTGCATGGTAACTTAAATTGATTTAACGATACATGTTCATGACTAACAGTACTCAATTTATATGTCCAACTTCACACAAATTATTTATCTGCCCAAACACAAATTTCAATCACCCTCTTACCTTTGTGCTAGTTTTTATTCATAACAACTTTTAATGAGGTGTAAGATTTCACGTTGAATCCCACATCTTATATTTCTTTGGCACAAATGAATTTACGGCTCAAAATCACATAAAAGATGTAATATGCTAAATGTACTTGTCGAATGGCATGTAGTTCTTAAGCCTCAGTTACATAAATATTGTACATACTATCTCACATTACAGCAGTTGTCCAAATTaatcaatgcccccccccccccccctttaaagaAGAGACCACAAGTTCATAATGTATTTCAGCTGCCAGTCATTTTTCCATGTTCTTTTATTACTGACATTGTAAACTTTgcctttattatcattttcaccaaacataAAATTACTGTTAGCCTCTGCTATCTGTCAAGTAGAGAGAAAAAGGACACCCTAAGCCTCGAAAAGACAGATAATCGTCATGGTAACTGCACAAGCCCCTCTGACAATGGTGAACCACATGTCAAACCATTTATCAAAGAATCTTGGAATTTGGCAACTGGTGTAGTATAAAAGTTTAAAAATTAAGAAAGTTTCAGTGAACTCCTCTTGTAATTGAGCCAAAGAAAAATGTGTAGCGTTGTACCAACACATgtctttttgtgagatatttcaTAGAGTTTCATGTGCCTTCTACACAAGAGAAACAACTAGAGTTGTACTGGTAACAATATTATGGGCTTATGGAGGATCAATTTCTATCAACTTGCTCAAGGTGAaattaggcaaggttgactgcaGACATTGATTGCTGTGATACCTATAGTGTACCCGCTTTCAGACTGTGGTTTCCAACCAGTCAATGAATACACAGAAATCTTTGgccatgtacaaaataatgtgaatAAACATAAGTACTTGTTTTGTCCTATTTCAAGAGGAGCAAATTCATTGTCACAACTAATGATTCCAAGTGAAGACATATCATAAAACTTCAAAAGCTGACAAACAATACACAATGTGATTTTCCAATGATGAATCAAGTTGCTTGCATCAATACTTTTCTCTAGCACAACTTGCATATATGTATGACTAATGGATGGATTAACAATGCTAACAGCAATACAAAATCAAGCCCAAGATGTTGTAATGATCACATTTGGctgatatatgtatgtaaaaagtaaactagaaatgtcgctttggcgactggtatgcctccgccataatgcatgattttcccaataggtctagatagtacatgtggacaatgtgtgattacattttcacaaaattggcaaaatattgaaatgacaagtttgtcccaaatgtgttgaatgttcaccttccttgacctaggtttaattggatgaataggagagcatgtatctagggatttaaggactttaactcgactttgacccattcatacatttaggcatcgagtaattttcaaggtacaggtgtggagaaaaagtgcaatttctgaattgaatagtaaattgttaccattttcatctggcccttgaccctaaaattcataagataatcactttcaggtagaacatgcataatatgtactaagtttcaagataacttgagccacttccgagatatggaggaaaaagttagttcagcactttcgcttgatctttgaccttttgacctttgaggcaaaaaaagaaaaaaaaaaactttccagagaatttctattaggttacacatgtatgcatacaccaagtgtaaaaaaaaaaataaccctgcaggcattgcatgataggagggaaatagtaaaattttgaagtgttgcacttgacctttgacccctgacctttgacccatgaaccctacattctctagataatcacttccagtcagtatatgtatatactatgttccatgaagataccttgaacaattttccaaggtatggagaaaaaaaagaagttttaatatttttacttgacctttcgacctttgacctttgacctcatgacccaaactttcaccagagaatcttaattgggtaatacatgtatacactaagtttcaagaaaatatcttcaggcattcaatagatatggtggaaatagtgaaattttatgtatttgaccctgaccttttgacctttgacctttgacctcatgacccaaactttcaccagagaatcttaattgggtaatacatgtttacactaagtttcaagaaaatatcttcaggcattcaatagatatggtggaaatagtaaattttatgtatttgaccttgaccttttgacctttgaccttgaacatgtgcacccaaaagttgataggcacaacttcaccccctaatacacatacatgccaagtttcatcaggatacctcaacaggttttgatagttaccttgtccacaaaattcattacggacggacggacggacaacccgaaaacataatgcctccggcaccacttcgtggcggaggcataaaaatgagtCCCTCTACAAGGGACATGATTACCAGCAAGTTTCCAACGTTTCAgacatgtatgcaaaaatatagctacagcGCTTTGCCTTACACTTCTGCAATAATTTTAAGTTATGAATAGCTCCTGTGAAGACACATGTCTCCAAAAATGGATGCTGAGAAACTGTCAATAGTTCTGTTGCAACCATTTTCTTTCAGTGTCATTAAAGTTTTGCATTATGCTGCTCAAacctgtgtattttttaataCAGGGAATATTGAGAATGAACATGTATTTAGATTTGAACCATCAGTCACAAATACTGCAAACATCAGAGTGAAATTTACCATAAGCTATTTGTATTAATACACTATTTCTTAGCTGGCTAGCTCTAAAAACAAGGAACTTACACAGAGGACAACTGCATCACAACGTCTacattacatgtacaaacattacATACATGCACTGCTTACATACTGTACACACTTGCTCAGAGcaggtagtttttttttatccgCGACACAATATTGTGTTGTggatacaaacacaaacacacacacacacacacaaaaagggaAGTTCGtcttaaaaacatataaaatacCTTTCCTCAATTACcgacaaaaaaagcaaaagtatGCTCTTGGCTTAATTCTCATCAATTTCCCTTTCATTCAGAtgtaatagggagctttagattttagacgcgcggacgttcaaagggaaaaaaacatggtctgagcgtgcgcagtaacttgacgtgcgctactgcgcatgctcagaccatgtttttttctctttgaacgtccgtgCGTCTAAAacctaaagctccctaatatctCTGGTCTCCTCTAGAGATTTTTGGCTGCCACGACACAGAAACACGATTCTTACACCtgttccttctctctctccattctccctctttctccatctctctcacATTGGAATGTTGTAATCGCTCAATTTCGTCCTTTTAGAAAGCCTCTACAATGTCTTACTACAGGACGAGTCACTGATCTGAGTTGAGAAACTGAGATATTACAGACACAAATTgctgaaaaatgttttttttttttttaaatcgatgGGCTTTTGGTTTTCAACCAATGAcacatttcactcaaaatatttcataaggTCCAATTCCTTGAggctttttttaatgattccaTCCCATCCCTTGTTTGTTGCTGGGTTGATGGGACTTGGGTGCATTATTGTCACCACGGTAACACCCTCCATTCCAGCCTTTTTCAGCGCCTTCTTTGTCTGGTCCTCTGCAAACTTTCCTATCCCGACTACCACCTTCACTCCATACAGCTTGATCAGCTTGCAGAGGTAATCGTCGCAGATATCGATGAGGGGCTTGCGCACATCAGCCTTCAGTGAGGGCGGCGTGATGTTCTTACTCGTTTCTGTCATGAACACAAGCGGGCAGTGGTTGTACACAAAACATTCCCGAAAGAACGCATCTGGAGTCTTGCACAGATCCTTCCACAGGCTCCAAAAGCGGGAGCCACTGACCTCGCTCCGCGTGCACTCCAGGCCCTCAATGATCCTCTTTGGATGCTCCTTGGGTGGCTTGCCAACCTTGCCTGTGATTTCCATCCAGTCCTTCACAAAAGTTGTCTCTCCAAAAGGCACCTAACATGAAATATTCAGTAAATTCGAATATAACTTAGTATTAcgcttaaagataatataaagttttggtattacctcaaaagtttccctgaatttccttgtcttagtttgtgtttcaggttaaagtacctttcatataactaacactgtgagacttactcgccccacagtgctctcatgtcttagtaatcatgcaataatcgTTTcataccagagccgccgccgtacggcggcgaggtagtgcacgtacatgtattgtacgaaaccattattgcatgatactagtaactgcgaccagcagcgtgcagccccatacgcatactgagtagctaactgtgaccagcagccccataagcatagcgtaatggggcttcgcattgtagcattcaggatcatgatagATTTAGTATttgcgggtaaatatcaacttaaaatccaaaaattttttcaatttgaagacttaccagttaagttgaagtattgaaaacaggcttcggacaacgtttggttttgccaatagtccctttctgttcgaattgataactgaatgtgactcggtcgagaggaccttgggagagctacatgtacactgaattgacggccagcgcatgcgcacacaaacaacttatccgttcatggatttgaaatttgttcgcatgtgatgtgtgcgtatgcgctggccgtagtaatcagtgtatgtagctctcccaaggtcctctcgacagagtcacattcagtcatcaattccaacagaaagggactattggcaggaccaaacgttgcccgaagcctgttttcaagacttcaacttaattggtaagtcttcaaactgaagaattttttggattttaagttgatatttacccgcgaatACTAAATctatcatgatcctgaatgctacaatgcgaagccccattacgctacgCGTATGGGGCTGCTATATTTACCCACGAATACTAAATctatcatgatcctgaatgctacaatgcgaagccccattacgctacgcctatggggctgctggtcgctatgtctatggggctgctggtcgcagttaattgcatgattactaagaaatgagagcactttggggcgagtaagtctcacagtgttagttatatgaaaggtactttaacctgaaacacggaaattcagggaaacttttgaggtaccaaaactttttattatctttaattcaGGTCGGGAAAATATCCCTAACATTGACTATTCGTGActttacttttttcaaaagttttgtAATGACTGTTCTCAAAACTTGGTGACatgtgtgaaaacaaaaatgcacataaGCTACCATGGTCCAATATCTCTTCTaatataacttctacaaatgtatacattgtatccCCTAACTATCAACATAAGAGTAATGCAgacaaatcaataaaacatttaATTCACAAACTCTAAAAGtgatgcacacttttttttctttttttttcttttttacaagtgcatgaaaaaaaaagtctggatgAAACAgataattgtcatggtaacggcACATGTCCCTCTAATATTCTGCATTATTTTGAATTGCATTCACAAACTCAACTCTGGTTGCAATGTGAATACGTTGTATCATGCGGATAATATCAGCGTCAAAATTGTGTGGATTATGGTTCTCCAGTTTTTATGACCAAATACTGCAGATATTATCCACACAATTTAgtttatgaaatgaatgatatgTTGATGACTTAAGTTCTTTTAGTATTTTACTTATTTCTTTCATCACATATAAATCAATGCTTAGAACTACATCTGTCACTGAAATGAATTTCAGTCAAGATGCACAAAATGAATACTCGGTATCTTGGTAATAGAAAATGTCCACATAGTACATGCtccaagacaaaaaaaaaaccccaaaaaacagaacaaaacaaaacaaaaaaacatcatGGTTTCTTTTCGCAGTCTGATGAAATGAGAACTACTAGTAGTTATTCTTATACAGTTGTTCTTATATTACAGATACAAAAGTGTGTTCTTTCACTCACTCCATTTTGTGCCATGCCAAATGGACCGGGATTCATACCCAGGAAGAGAACCGACTTCTTGGAGTTGCCATACTTCCGGATGTAGCAATCATGGGTCTCTTTGGCATAGACGAGGGGATTGTAGATGTAGCTGACCGGGTCGCCAAACTTTAGCGCATCAAGCTCTCTGATCATCTCTTCCATCAAACTTATGAAATCCTCAGCAATCTGACCGTCGGATGAACTCTGGGTCACACTTTTGGCAGGCTGGGTGGGAGGTTGCATTACTGGCTGAACAGACCCTTTATCACCATCTGGTAATGCTCCAGGCACAGTGTCATCCTGTGCCCCTCCATTATCCACTGCCCTGTCATCCCCTGCAGGAGCACTAAGCTTTACACGTTTGGCTTTCCTTGGCATCTTATGGCATTGATTTCAGCGGTAGTACCAGTAGCTAATGTCTGAAGATAGATGAAATATAAAATACCAATATCACATTGCCACGTTTCACTGTAAATGCATTTTCCGGATACTGTAGAGTGATAGCCGTAATCCACCAATCCCCTTTTTCACGACGTGAAAAACTTGAACAGCCTGTACAATAGGTTGGTacatataaaaatgaaacaactgTTTGCACCTGCTCGATCATTTTTAATTGGTATGCAGGATTACTTGCAGTCATGAAAATTATCATTGGCCATCATTGACCAAGCCAATTGCTGATCAAAACACAATGCCCATAAGATTAAGACTTTCACCATGGTGTTAAAACTAAAAATATTCTTCAAGTTTGTTTCCTTCTCTACCAATAATTTTTTTAATCCGGTTTTAAAAGAATGATGtgtataaaacatttttttttttaaatggttaTTGTGAACTGCTTTCtggtaaatgatttctgtttaaATCTGCAGTACTTTAGCTGCCAGTAATTTTCTTTGAGAACCAGTTAGCTCCATAAACTCCTGTTGTCTAGCAACCATTGTAATGTACACAGATTCAATAACTTCTGCACCTTCACCACTTTTATGTTTATATAGCTATATATATTCCTCCATCAAagaatgatgaaagaaaatatgtgaattccAGAATATGATATGCATTATGTATAGACCTGTATGAATATAATCTGCTAAATCAAAGTCAAAacaatcatatttttaattATCACTTTGTTAAAGACACTTAGTTTGTAAATTGCACACATTAACAATCAAAAGTTGGCATGTTTAAACAAGAGTGAAATAAAACTGGCAGCATGGTAGATGTTTTGAAACATCAAATTCCAGTCTAATAAGAAACTACTGGGATTTCTCAAGTTTaacatgttaaaggacaagttcaccttcattaacataaggattgagagaatgtagccatattagtagaacacatcattgaaagtttgaggaaaatcggacaatccgttcaaaagttatgaatttttgaattttttgtgcagtcaccgctggatgagaagactactgcagtgtatgatgtcacatgcgtacaacaatataaggaaaacataaagagaatt
The DNA window shown above is from Diadema setosum chromosome 14, eeDiaSeto1, whole genome shotgun sequence and carries:
- the LOC140237753 gene encoding single-strand selective monofunctional uracil DNA glycosylase-like, giving the protein MPRKAKRVKLSAPAGDDRAVDNGGAQDDTVPGALPDGDKGSVQPVMQPPTQPAKSVTQSSSDGQIAEDFISLMEEMIRELDALKFGDPVSYIYNPLVYAKETHDCYIRKYGNSKKSVLFLGMNPGPFGMAQNGVPFGETTFVKDWMEITGKVGKPPKEHPKRIIEGLECTRSEVSGSRFWSLWKDLCKTPDAFFRECFVYNHCPLVFMTETSKNITPPSLKADVRKPLIDICDDYLCKLIKLYGVKVVVGIGKFAEDQTKKALKKAGMEGVTVVTIMHPSPINPATNKGWDGIIKKSLKELDLMKYFE